A genome region from Brassica oleracea var. oleracea cultivar TO1000 chromosome C2, BOL, whole genome shotgun sequence includes the following:
- the LOC106324025 gene encoding uncharacterized mitochondrial protein AtMg00810-like — protein MNVLGCRWVFTVKLNADGLVNKLKARLVAKGFNQEEGVNFMETYNAVQKLIHLYLSYHHHGDTLVLLLYVDDILLTGSNSSLFKSLIDELNSRFSMKDLGNLHYFLGVQAQTTQAGLFLCHKKYTEEILHHANMSECNHVHTPLPLRLDQVYEDTRPFSEPSYFWSLSGK, from the exons ATGAATGTACTTGGTTGCAGATGGGTCTTCACAGTGAAGCTGAATGCAGATGGCTTGGTCAATAAGCTTAAAGCAAGACTTGTTGCCAAAGGATTTAATCAAGAGGAAGGTGTAAACTTCATGGAAACATACAATGCAGTT CAAAAGCTGATCCATCTCTATTTGTCTTATCATCATCATGGTGATACATTGGTACTGCTATTGTATGTTGATGATATTCTTCTCACAGGCTCAAACTCATCGCTATTCAAGTCTCTCATTGATGAGCTTAACAGTCGCTTCTCAATGAAAGACTTAGGGAACCTTCATTACTTCTTGGGTGTTCAAGCTCAGACTACACAAGCTGGACTCTTCTTGTGTCATAAAAAGTACACTGAAGAGATTCTTCATCATGCCAACATGTCGGAGTGCAATCATGTACACACTCCACTTCCTTTGAGACTCGATCAAGTATATGAAGACACTCGTCCTTTCTCTGAACCAAGCTACTTCTGGAGCCTTTCAGGGAAATGA